The genomic interval GTTGCAGAAGAGGATCAACAAGAAAAGATGGACAAGGAGTGCGAGGAGTTGGTTCTTTCTCTCCCCAAAGAGAAAGGGTGGCGAACTCCTTATCTCTACAAATTTCAAGGCTTCTGGTGCCAACCAAAGGAGATCCAAGCCATAATCTCTTTCCAGAAGCACTTCCAAGCTAGAGCTACTGATGTAATTCTTGCAACAATTCCGAAATCGGGCACCACTTGGATAAAAGCCTTGGTTTTTGCCACCATGAATCGCCAACGTTTCGGAATTTCTAATTGCCATCCATTGCTTACATCCAATCCTCATGATTTAGTTCCCTTCCTGGAATACAAGCTTTATGCAGACAACGAAATCCCAGACCTCTCCGATCTACCCAATCCAAGGCTATTCGCGACCCATGTTCCGTTTGCATCCTTGCAAAACTCTATCAAGAATAATTCCGATTGCCTGATTGTTTACCTCTGCCGAAACCCTTTTGACACTTTCATATCCTCCTGGCACTTCATTAACAAAGTGAGGTCGGATTCCTTACCCCCCCTTCCTCTAGAGGAAGCATTTGATATGTACTGTAATGGAGTGGTTGGTTTTGGCCCCTTTTGGGAGCATATGTTGGGGTACTGGAAGCAGAGCTTGGAAAGGCCAAAGAATGTGTTGTTTCTCAAGTATGATGACATGAAAAAGGATATCATCTCACACTTGATGGTACTGGCAAAGTTCTTGGGGCTCCCTTTTTCTGTTGCAGAGGAAAAAGAAGGCGTGATAGAGGAGATAGCAAAACTCTGTAGCTTTGATAATCTGAAAGATTTGGAGGTGAACAATTCTGGAAAAGCTATTAAGAACTTTGAAAACAAACACCTGTTTAGGAAAGGAGAGGTGGGAGACTGGGTGAATTATCTCTCACCATTGATGGTTGAGAGGTTATCGAAGGtcatagaagaaaattttggtGCTTCTGGTCTGAAATTTTaggtattttcttttataataagCTACCATGTCTTTCAAATTAGCATGCACGtgaactttttatttatttctgtATGTATCAGTAATGCATATTGATAAATGTCTCTAGTTCCAACCAGGGGTTATCCACCCTTAAAATTCCCTttgatccaaaaaaaaaaagaaagaaagtgttGTTATAAGTTAGAAAAGTTATCGCCTTCTTTTAGGCAGGAGTGGATCGCGGAATTAAAGAGagatgttattttttttttgaaaagtaagaaagaaattcATTAAGAGCTGGGAATTAACTTTCCCCTTTACAGTAACCAGGCCAGAGGCCAGGCCATACAACAAGTATATTGGTAGGTATGCTTAGTCAGTACAAGTATACAGTCCCAATATTCCCgttcaataaaagaaaagagaagagagaggCTCTTGACAACGTCCAGAAAAACATGATGTGAGCCTCATCCTTAAACCGCAGCAAGCTTGACTTCCACTATGATTTCAGCTCAAGTGAACAAAATCACCCCTTCGATCTCAGGCCATGAATAACCACAAGAAACAGTCAGAAAAAACAGCACCTGTAACATTCGCCATATCCAGAGATGAAcaccaaaaaaattcaaatcagtTCTCTACACTGAACCCACAATCCATTGCCCCAAACCATAGCAGACATATGGAAGTCCCCAACCAAATAATCTCACAGAATAATGAAAGACAAAGAGTCGACCCGGCGCACAGCAATCTTGGACAGACGCTATACTCCAGAAAAAGTCATCAACACAGCAGAACCCCATCACCAGCATAACACAAAAAACCCATCTTGAACAAATCATCACACTAACTGTACAAAAACCAAGATAAAGGAACACACAGGGAAGCAGTCCCCCAGGACAGAATCCAAAAAATAGAACACACAGGGAAACCAAGAGAGATGTTATTGTAGAAGAGATAAGGCAATCAACCACATCAGATGacaagaaatcaagcaaacCAGAGGAGATAAATAAGTCAGAAAATCTAGAACAATCATAAGATGATTTTCTGTTGTGAcgtttgaatttaaattgtaaTGTTTATATCTAATTAGACAAGTAAGATGAGATGATCTCACATATCCTGTATTTTGTTTATAAGTTTACATTTGAAACATCATTAGTGTATAGATTCTACATACTACCAATCAATCAAATGTTATCAACTcgttaataaataaattttaaaaaataacaaattttaaaagttaaaaatcataattttaaaaaatatttatttcaaaagatttttttaatttgtctttttGCATATTTATGAAATAGCACAATATTATTAAgtgataatatataaatattaggGTAAACTCCACATACATCTCTTGtgatataatttttcttttaattgggGAAAGGGAAATTCGAACTCTACTTTTTATGCATGAAGATCATGTACCAACCAATGACCAAAATACTTGGGATGCACTTgtggtataatttttttgcacatAACCTCTAAAGAGTAAAATAACTCttcattcttttcatttattaGTTAATACGTGTACTTGTACAAGAGTTGGGTTAAGATACAAGAGTTAGTTGAGATCGGCTAACCATTTCTAAAGGGATTGGCTAACCTTTTTCTAAATGATGTCCTATCATATCAAGATATGTACATATCAACTGAGAAGACAAAGGAGAAGATTAAGGAGATATAGGAAAGGATAAAGGATTGAGATTGTTATCTTCATTACTCCCCCTCAAGTTGGAGTATGAAGAGTTGAAACACCCAACTTGCTAAGTAACTCATGAAAACGATCTCGCCCAAGTGCCTTAGTAAATATATCTgctaattgaaaatttgaagttaTAGATCAAGGAATCAATGTTTGAGATTGAATATGCTGGCGAACAATGTGACAATCAATTTCTATGTGTTTCATGCATTCATGGAACACTAGATTCGCTGTTATGTGGATGGCAGCTTGATTATCACAAATAAGTGGTACTGAATTAGAACAAGGCACTTGTAGGTCTCGCAGTAACCATATTTACCAAATAATTTCGCTAGAAGTAGTGGCCATTGCTCTATACTCTGCTTTTGCAGATGAGCGTGAAACAACTGTTTGTTTCTTGGATCACCATGAGATTGGTGATGACCCAAGAAATACAGTGTAGTCAATGGTAAATCGACAGGTGGTAAGGCATCCTACTTAATCTGCATCACAATATGCCCGAAGAGAAAATGAACTATCGAAAGGTAACAAGAGTCCTTGACCTAGAGCATTCTTAAGATATCGAAGCACACAAAAAACTGCATTTGAGTGTGGTTGCTAAGGATTGTGCATAAATTGACTTAATAAGTGCACAACATAACTAATATCTGGCTTTGTGATGGTGAGATAAAACAAGCGTCCAACAAGTCGTCGATAAAGCCCAGGGTTAGAACAGAGAGGCCCAGTATCATATGCAAGCTTGTGTTGTTGGTCTATTGGAAAAGGTGAAGGCTTGCTGCCCATTAAACCACCTTCGGACAAAATATCCAATATGTACTTTGCTGGCTCAAAACAATGCCAGAAAGGGAATGAGCAACTTCTATGCCtagaaaatatttcaattttccaaGATCTTTGATGTGAAACTTCTTGTCCAAATAACGCTTTAGTTTGACAATACGTTCTGGATCATTTCTTGTGACTGTCACATCATCTACATAtatcaaaatagtaataaagTCTATCCCTTGATGAAATAAGAAAAGTGAATGATTTGCACCGAATTGACAAAATCTAATGGCTAACAAGGCTGTAGTGAATTTTTTATACCAATTTCTCGAGGCTTGTTTAAGTCCATATAGAGATTTCTACAATTTATAGACACGTTGCTCCCCCTTTCATGTAAATCCTTGTGGAATCTTCATATAAACTTCCTCATTTAGGTCTCCATGGAGAAATGAATTGTTGACATCTAGTTGATGTAATTCCCAATTCTATATTGAAGTTACCACAAACAAGCATCTGACAGTCACCAATTTGGCCACTGGTGCGAAAGTTTCATGAAAGTCCACCCCTTCTATCTGAGTGTAGCTTTTAGCAACTAGACAAGCCTTATATCGTTCCACACTTCTATCTGGGTTGTACTTAATTTTGTACACCCATTTAGAATCAACTACTCATTTTCCAGGTGGTAACTTACTCAAAACccatgttttattttcttctaagGCTGACATTTCTTTTGCCATAGTGTCCTGCCAATGAGCATGTTTTATTGCCTGATGGAAATTAGTTGGCTCATTGGTTGAAAGGATGGTTGCCAAAAAAGCATTGGGATCACGTGAAAATCGAGAATAAGAGATGAATTGTGAAAGAGGATATACTGTAGAGTTGGCCTTAGGTTTGGGACTATACGTTGAAGAGGACGATGTGAGAGAGGGAGGCAAGGCAA from Theobroma cacao cultivar B97-61/B2 chromosome 5, Criollo_cocoa_genome_V2, whole genome shotgun sequence carries:
- the LOC18598754 gene encoding cytosolic sulfotransferase 15; its protein translation is MPISAYTISSMGIPHFKKTPSTNVAEEDQQEKMDKECEELVLSLPKEKGWRTPYLYKFQGFWCQPKEIQAIISFQKHFQARATDVILATIPKSGTTWIKALVFATMNRQRFGISNCHPLLTSNPHDLVPFLEYKLYADNEIPDLSDLPNPRLFATHVPFASLQNSIKNNSDCLIVYLCRNPFDTFISSWHFINKVRSDSLPPLPLEEAFDMYCNGVVGFGPFWEHMLGYWKQSLERPKNVLFLKYDDMKKDIISHLMVLAKFLGLPFSVAEEKEGVIEEIAKLCSFDNLKDLEVNNSGKAIKNFENKHLFRKGEVGDWVNYLSPLMVERLSKVIEENFGASGLKF